Proteins from a genomic interval of Bradyrhizobium sp. G127:
- a CDS encoding branched-chain amino acid ABC transporter permease translates to MFDIPLQVLLGQITIGLVNGCFYAILSLGLALIFGLLNVINFAHGALYMLGAFGVYLAMQKLGVNYWWSLLLVPIVVGAFGAMIERLLLRRLVGLDHLYGLLFTFGLALVLEGIFRDIYGSAGLPYPPPPALRGLIDLGFMRLPIYRVWIVVASLLVCFATWFLIERTRLGSYLRAGTENAKMVQALGINVPLMVTFVYALGAALAAFAGVLAAPIYQVQPLMGSNILIITFAVVVIGGLGSTAGAIATGLALGVIEGLSKVFYPEVSSTIVFIVMAIVLLVRPAGLFGREA, encoded by the coding sequence ATGTTCGATATTCCGTTACAGGTTCTGCTCGGGCAAATCACCATCGGTCTGGTGAACGGGTGCTTCTATGCGATCCTGAGTCTTGGCCTTGCGCTCATCTTTGGCCTTCTCAACGTCATTAATTTCGCCCACGGCGCGCTGTATATGCTCGGTGCGTTCGGCGTCTATCTCGCCATGCAGAAGCTCGGCGTGAACTACTGGTGGTCGCTGCTGCTGGTCCCGATTGTCGTCGGGGCCTTCGGAGCAATGATCGAACGACTGCTGTTGCGCCGTCTTGTCGGTCTCGATCACCTTTATGGCTTGCTGTTCACGTTCGGTCTTGCGTTGGTTCTCGAGGGAATCTTCCGTGACATTTATGGCTCGGCGGGTTTGCCGTATCCGCCGCCGCCGGCACTACGCGGCTTGATCGATCTCGGATTTATGAGGCTGCCGATCTACCGGGTGTGGATTGTCGTGGCATCGCTGCTCGTGTGTTTTGCGACGTGGTTCCTGATCGAGCGGACGCGACTGGGATCCTATCTGCGCGCGGGCACGGAGAATGCGAAGATGGTGCAGGCGCTCGGCATCAACGTTCCGCTGATGGTGACATTCGTCTACGCGCTCGGTGCGGCGCTTGCCGCATTTGCTGGCGTGCTCGCTGCGCCGATCTATCAGGTCCAGCCGCTGATGGGCTCAAATATTCTGATTATAACATTCGCCGTGGTCGTGATTGGCGGCCTCGGCTCCACCGCAGGCGCGATCGCCACCGGATTGGCCCTGGGTGTCATCGAAGGGCTTTCCAAGGTGTTCTATCCCGAGGTGTCCTCCACCATCGTTTTCATTGTCATGGCGATCGTTCTTCTGGTGCGTCCCGCCGGTTTGTTTGGACGTGAGGCATGA
- a CDS encoding ABC transporter ATP-binding protein, whose translation MTTAASDGADALLVQDLHAWYGESHILHGMSFALQRGEVVALLGRNGSGRTTTLRAIMGLIDRREGIIRIGGKDVLDLAPHLVARLGVGYCPEERGIFASLSCEENLLLPPQQSGGGMALDEIYTQLPNLAERRHTPGTRLSGGEQQMLAIARILRTGARLLLLDEISEGLAPVIVDRLFDLIIELKSRGYTILLVEQNKYFAEPLADRFLVVEHGDVTMQLSASELAAQAELVDRTLGV comes from the coding sequence ATGACGACAGCAGCAAGTGACGGGGCAGATGCGCTCCTGGTGCAGGATCTTCATGCCTGGTACGGGGAATCCCATATCTTGCATGGCATGTCGTTCGCACTGCAGCGAGGAGAAGTGGTTGCTCTGCTCGGCCGCAACGGCAGCGGCCGAACGACAACCCTGCGCGCCATCATGGGGCTGATCGATCGGCGTGAGGGAATTATCCGCATCGGCGGCAAGGATGTTCTCGACCTGGCGCCGCATTTGGTTGCGCGCCTCGGTGTCGGATATTGCCCCGAGGAGCGGGGTATTTTCGCATCGTTGTCCTGCGAGGAGAACCTACTGCTGCCCCCGCAGCAATCGGGTGGTGGTATGGCGCTCGACGAGATTTATACCCAGTTGCCCAATCTGGCGGAGAGGCGTCATACGCCGGGGACGCGGCTCTCGGGCGGCGAACAGCAGATGCTGGCGATCGCGCGCATTCTGCGCACCGGCGCGCGGCTGCTGCTGCTGGATGAAATTTCCGAGGGGCTTGCGCCCGTCATTGTTGACCGTTTGTTCGATCTCATCATCGAACTTAAGTCACGCGGCTACACCATTCTGCTGGTCGAGCAAAACAAGTATTTCGCCGAGCCGCTCGCGGACAGGTTTCTCGTGGTCGAGCACGGCGATGTTACGATGCAGTTATCGGCATCCGAGCTCGCGGCGCAGGCTGAACTCGTTGACCGTACGCTGGGCGTTTGA
- a CDS encoding ABC transporter ATP-binding protein gives MDATHGHAVPDADVVLQARGLRKEFRGFVAVSGVDLDIRRGAIHALIGPNGAGKTTVFNLLTKFLSPTSGRILLEGTDVTTERPAALGRLGLVRSFQISAVFPHLTVNENVAVALQRSSVSPVKFWQGRSRFGDMPARIEALLDQVDLGAFAHQRAGDLAYGRKRALELATTLAANPKVMLLDEPTQGLGHEDVDRVTALIKQVAIGRTVVMVEHNMKMVARIADRISVLRRGQIIAEGAYDEVSRDPQVIESYLGSRSRAAERKQ, from the coding sequence ATGGATGCGACGCATGGTCATGCCGTGCCGGACGCCGACGTCGTGTTGCAGGCGCGAGGCTTGCGGAAGGAATTCCGCGGCTTCGTCGCTGTGAGCGGTGTGGACCTCGACATCCGTCGCGGCGCTATTCACGCGCTGATCGGGCCGAATGGCGCGGGCAAGACGACGGTCTTTAACCTTCTGACGAAATTCCTGAGCCCGACATCGGGCCGTATTTTGCTTGAGGGGACAGACGTTACGACGGAGCGCCCCGCGGCGCTTGGGCGGCTTGGACTGGTGCGATCGTTTCAGATTTCGGCGGTGTTTCCGCACCTTACGGTGAACGAGAACGTCGCCGTCGCGCTTCAGCGCAGCTCGGTATCTCCGGTCAAGTTCTGGCAGGGCCGCTCGCGGTTCGGTGATATGCCGGCGCGCATCGAGGCGCTGCTGGATCAGGTCGATCTTGGCGCCTTTGCGCATCAGCGCGCCGGCGATCTTGCCTACGGTCGCAAGCGCGCGCTTGAACTCGCGACGACACTCGCGGCCAATCCAAAAGTCATGTTGCTTGACGAGCCGACCCAGGGCCTTGGCCACGAGGACGTCGACCGCGTAACGGCACTGATCAAGCAGGTGGCAATTGGCCGCACCGTCGTGATGGTGGAGCACAACATGAAAATGGTGGCGCGCATCGCGGACCGGATCAGTGTGCTGCGTCGTGGCCAAATTATCGCCGAGGGCGCATATGACGAGGTGTCACGCGATCCGCAAGTCATTGAGTCCTATCTTGGCTCCCGGTCGCGCGCAGCGGAGCGCAAGCAATGA